Proteins encoded within one genomic window of Eleutherodactylus coqui strain aEleCoq1 chromosome 1, aEleCoq1.hap1, whole genome shotgun sequence:
- the GNG4 gene encoding guanine nucleotide-binding protein G(I)/G(S)/G(O) subunit gamma-4, which produces MKEVLSNNSTTSISQARKAVEQLKMEACMDRIKISKAAADLMSYCDAHVREDPLILPVPASENPFREKKFFCNIL; this is translated from the exons ATGAAGGAAGTACTTTCTAACAACAGCACAACTAGCATCTCTCAGGCACGGAAAGCAGTGGAGCAACTGAAAATGGAAGCATGCATGGACAGGATAAAG atcTCCAAAGCCGCAGCAGATTTGATGTCCTATTGTGACGCTCATGTTAGAGAAGATCCACTTATTCTTCCAGTGCCTGCCTCAGAAAATCCATTTAGGGAGAAGAAATTTTTTTGCAATATTCTTTAA